One window from the genome of Nitrospiraceae bacterium encodes:
- a CDS encoding transposase, whose protein sequence is MRPKGSAAKLETRRRLAASLLAKGRGIREVARTIGAAPSSVKRWKDALEQGGKNALKSKPHTGRPSRLSPTQRQHLLLMLKRGPQAAKMRSDHWTCRLIGRMIRQCFGVKYHPDHVSRILRGLGWKNKMKISPIKKIRRTPQPRLRRLGQSRRHR, encoded by the coding sequence ATGAGGCCAAAGGGTAGTGCAGCAAAACTAGAAACGAGACGCCGATTGGCGGCCAGTCTCTTGGCCAAAGGACGAGGCATTCGCGAGGTCGCACGAACGATCGGGGCGGCGCCGTCGTCCGTCAAGCGATGGAAAGATGCTCTCGAACAAGGGGGGAAAAATGCCTTAAAGTCCAAACCCCATACCGGTCGTCCATCCCGACTTTCGCCCACACAACGCCAACATCTCCTCCTTATGCTCAAACGAGGACCACAAGCCGCAAAAATGCGGAGTGATCATTGGACCTGCCGCCTGATTGGACGAATGATTCGCCAATGCTTCGGGGTAAAGTATCACCCCGACCATGTGAGCCGGATTTTGCGAGGATTAGGTTGGAAAAATAAAATGAAAATCAGCCCGATAAAAAAAATCAGGAGGACGCCACAACCACGCCTTCGGCGCTTAGGGCAATCCCGCCGCCATCGATAA
- a CDS encoding HAMP domain-containing histidine kinase has translation MEPPEQPGDFSFQRKRNSEAVSPTDVDLLLQVISQDLPVSLTTIQEACQKITMACSRLNALFEDEVLSDYAREALGPLPKEDIPEAVRHIQGEVDHMRGITSGLLQFIRLGQIGLRWEGLDVNQLVMGIVTSMERKLKSRKVLVRIEDLPDCMGDEVLVTQVFSILIDNAQKYLDPARAGEIIISGKTMHGWSVYSVGDNGIGIARDHHTGIFEGFSCPAVEPEVRQGVGLAIVRRIIDRHQGNIEVDSIPGQGSTFRVYFPRAIIVEEGEGKEG, from the coding sequence ATGGAGCCACCCGAACAACCGGGAGATTTTTCATTTCAGAGGAAGAGAAACTCTGAGGCGGTTTCCCCCACAGATGTCGATTTGTTGTTACAGGTGATATCCCAGGATCTTCCTGTTTCACTGACAACTATCCAGGAGGCTTGTCAGAAAATCACGATGGCATGCAGTCGGCTGAATGCATTGTTTGAGGATGAGGTCTTATCCGATTATGCGCGGGAGGCACTCGGTCCTCTCCCCAAAGAAGATATTCCCGAGGCAGTACGGCATATTCAGGGTGAGGTGGATCATATGCGTGGTATCACGTCGGGACTTCTTCAGTTTATCCGGCTTGGGCAGATTGGCCTTCGGTGGGAGGGCCTGGATGTGAATCAACTTGTGATGGGAATCGTGACTTCCATGGAGAGGAAACTCAAGAGCAGAAAAGTTCTAGTGCGAATTGAGGATCTTCCGGATTGTATGGGTGATGAGGTGTTAGTGACTCAGGTGTTTTCGATTTTGATTGATAATGCCCAGAAATATCTCGATCCTGCACGTGCTGGAGAAATTATAATCTCCGGTAAAACAATGCATGGGTGGTCAGTCTATTCTGTTGGGGATAATGGAATCGGGATTGCGCGAGACCATCATACCGGAATTTTTGAGGGGTTCTCCTGTCCTGCTGTGGAGCCGGAGGTTCGCCAAGGGGTGGGTTTGGCCATTGTGCGTCGCATCATAGACCGGCATCAAGGAAACATTGAAGTCGATTCAATTCCCGGTCAAGGCTCGACCTTTCGGGTGTACTTTCCTCGGGCGATCATTGTCGAGGAGGGAGAAGGGAAAGAAGGATAA
- a CDS encoding V-type H(+)-translocating pyrophosphatase: MSVTIILALSVLGLAVAYYYSSSVLKIPIDMGVDDPETRKRLGKIHSAIATGAMAFLKQEYKIMAIFMVVFAAIIAVLIDDHHTDYVNEGLYTAIAFIFGAIISIASGFIGMKIATQGNVRTTVSANQSLSTAFNVALHSGSVMGFGLVSLAVLGLLIIYLGLKSIMPAQLPTHILMEVIAGFGLGGSSIALFARVGGGIFTKAADVGADLVGKVEAGIPEDDPRNPAVIADNVGDNVGDVAGMGADLFGSCAESTCAAMVISAVAFSGMVDALLYPILISAIGIPVSLLTLMMIKVNSEDQVGPALKKMLIISSALMAVVMLFVTKAMLPDTFEIGGQAYTDLGVYFCFLSGLIAGLAVGLMTEYYTSHDYAPVREVAKSCETGSATNIIFGLALGYQSAVGPYLAIGLAIYIPWMLAGMYGVAIASLGMLGTLVIALTIDAYGPVSDNAGGIAEMAGMPEHVRKRTDVLDAAGNTTAAIGKGFAIGAAILTSLALFAAFLTRADLLLKEQHGPDFDLLGSINLLDPLVYTGLFIGAVLPAYFSAMTMKSVGSAAYKMIEEVRRQFRTIPGLMEGKAEADYEQCVAISTQAALKEMIAPGILIMGTPLITGFLFGIQAVAGVLAGSLVAGGVIAISSSNSGGAWDNAKKYIEAGNLGGKGTDTHKAAVVGDTVGDPLKDTSGPSLNILIKLSAILSLVFVPFFVQYGGLLIK, from the coding sequence ATGTCGGTAACTATTATTCTGGCTCTGTCTGTTCTTGGATTAGCTGTTGCGTATTACTATTCTTCATCGGTCCTGAAGATCCCCATTGATATGGGTGTCGACGATCCGGAAACCCGGAAGCGTCTGGGGAAAATCCATTCGGCTATTGCCACCGGAGCCATGGCCTTCCTGAAACAGGAATACAAAATTATGGCCATCTTCATGGTGGTGTTTGCCGCCATCATTGCGGTGTTAATTGATGATCATCACACCGACTATGTGAATGAAGGGCTGTATACGGCTATTGCGTTCATTTTTGGCGCCATCATTTCGATCGCCTCGGGTTTCATCGGGATGAAGATCGCCACGCAAGGAAATGTACGAACGACCGTTTCTGCCAACCAATCCCTCTCCACCGCATTTAATGTTGCCCTGCATTCCGGCTCCGTGATGGGGTTTGGACTAGTCAGCTTGGCGGTCTTAGGACTGTTAATTATCTATCTTGGGCTCAAAAGTATCATGCCGGCTCAGCTCCCGACGCATATTTTGATGGAAGTCATCGCCGGCTTCGGTCTCGGGGGTTCATCTATTGCGTTATTTGCCCGCGTGGGTGGCGGTATTTTCACAAAAGCCGCCGATGTCGGGGCTGATTTGGTGGGAAAAGTTGAAGCGGGGATTCCGGAAGACGACCCGCGCAACCCTGCGGTGATTGCCGATAACGTGGGCGATAACGTGGGTGATGTAGCGGGAATGGGGGCCGATCTCTTTGGTTCTTGTGCGGAAAGCACCTGTGCTGCGATGGTGATAAGCGCAGTCGCCTTTTCCGGAATGGTTGACGCGTTGTTATATCCGATCCTTATTTCCGCCATCGGCATCCCCGTGAGCCTTCTCACCCTGATGATGATCAAGGTCAATTCCGAAGACCAGGTTGGTCCTGCGTTGAAAAAGATGCTGATTATCTCCAGTGCGCTCATGGCCGTGGTGATGTTGTTTGTCACCAAGGCCATGCTTCCGGATACTTTTGAAATTGGTGGGCAGGCCTATACCGATTTGGGTGTGTATTTTTGCTTCCTGTCAGGCTTGATTGCGGGGCTCGCCGTGGGATTGATGACTGAATACTATACCTCTCATGATTATGCTCCTGTGCGTGAAGTGGCCAAGTCGTGCGAAACGGGTTCGGCCACGAATATCATATTTGGTCTGGCACTCGGCTATCAGAGTGCCGTCGGTCCCTATCTCGCCATTGGTCTTGCCATCTATATCCCGTGGATGTTGGCCGGCATGTATGGGGTGGCCATCGCATCCCTTGGTATGTTGGGCACACTGGTGATTGCACTCACCATTGATGCCTATGGACCGGTTTCTGATAATGCCGGGGGTATCGCTGAAATGGCTGGTATGCCGGAACACGTCCGCAAGCGGACGGATGTGTTGGATGCTGCGGGCAATACGACCGCTGCCATTGGCAAGGGCTTTGCCATCGGTGCGGCTATCCTGACCTCATTGGCCCTGTTCGCGGCGTTTCTCACCAGGGCGGACTTATTGCTTAAGGAACAGCATGGTCCCGATTTTGATCTGTTAGGCAGTATTAATTTATTGGATCCCTTAGTGTATACCGGGTTGTTTATCGGTGCCGTGTTGCCCGCCTATTTCTCCGCCATGACCATGAAATCGGTAGGGTCGGCGGCCTATAAGATGATTGAAGAAGTCCGACGGCAGTTCCGCACGATTCCCGGCCTCATGGAAGGAAAGGCTGAGGCGGATTATGAGCAATGTGTCGCCATTTCAACGCAAGCTGCCCTGAAAGAAATGATTGCGCCAGGCATTCTGATCATGGGAACGCCGTTGATCACTGGATTCCTGTTTGGCATTCAAGCGGTCGCTGGTGTGCTTGCCGGGTCCCTTGTTGCCGGTGGGGTCATTGCCATCTCTTCATCGAATAGTGGCGGGGCATGGGATAATGCAAAGAAATATATTGAGGCTGGAAATTTGGGTGGCAAGGGCACGGACACCCACAAGGCCGCAGTCGTTGGTGATACTGTGGGTGATCCCCTGAAAGACACCTCAGGTCCCTCATTGAATATCCTGATTAAGCTTTCAGCTATTCTGTCATTGGTGTTTGTGCCATTTTTCGTCCAGTATGGGGGGCTGTTGATAAAGTAA
- a CDS encoding pseudouridine synthase encodes MKSKFQAGISSQLPHRHLILHKPYGVLSKFTDSEGRPTLADYVAEARVYPAGRLDMDSEGLLLLTSDGGLAHRLTSPFQKVFKTYLVQVERIPDDSALVGLREGVMVKGKRTRPAKVQLLHEEPDVYPRPVPIRFRKSVPTAWLRMEIQEGMNRQIRHMTAQVGHPALRIVRIAIGPIRLGSLAPGQWRELRTGELRGVLGTSEARA; translated from the coding sequence ATGAAATCCAAATTTCAAGCCGGGATATCCTCGCAATTACCCCACCGGCATCTGATACTGCATAAGCCTTACGGGGTCCTGTCAAAATTTACCGATTCTGAAGGGCGCCCGACCTTAGCCGACTATGTGGCTGAGGCACGGGTGTATCCGGCCGGTCGATTGGATATGGATAGTGAGGGCCTGCTTTTGCTGACGTCCGATGGAGGTCTGGCTCATCGGCTGACCTCGCCATTTCAAAAAGTTTTCAAAACCTATTTGGTGCAAGTGGAACGTATTCCGGATGACTCAGCACTCGTGGGGCTTCGGGAAGGCGTTATGGTCAAGGGCAAAAGGACCAGGCCGGCTAAGGTGCAGCTTCTTCATGAGGAGCCGGATGTCTATCCTCGTCCGGTCCCTATTCGCTTTCGCAAATCCGTTCCTACGGCATGGTTGCGGATGGAAATTCAGGAAGGCATGAACCGGCAAATTCGACATATGACCGCTCAAGTGGGACATCCGGCTCTAAGGATTGTTCGTATTGCCATCGGGCCGATTCGGTTGGGCTCTCTCGCGCCAGGACAATGGAGGGAGCTTCGAACAGGAGAATTGCGTGGTGTCTTAGGGACTTCTGAAGCGCGTGCATGA
- the hflK gene encoding FtsH protease activity modulator HflK, with the protein MAWEPKDPWGGSGQDPLDEALRKAQDQLTRLVPGRGFKSIIYIVLAVLALWQSVFIVAPDEQGLVKRFGDIVREVESGPHFKIPFVETVDTPKVEKLHRVEVGFRTDRGRTQFVPKEALMLTGDMNILSLEFIVQYKIKEAKNYLYKVADVESTIHNAAEAAMREVIGKSKIDEALTIGKAQIQQEAQDLLQGVLDQYLAGVQVATIQLQDVNPPEAVAAAFKDVASAKEDREKLINQSHGYRNDLIPRAKGEAAQSINQAKGSAQSRIARAEGEAKYFLQTLKEYKLAKDVISKRVYIETMEEVMANTEKIILDSKAAGNVLPFLPLDRQSGSRGATTTQGGDSR; encoded by the coding sequence ATGGCATGGGAACCTAAAGATCCGTGGGGAGGAAGCGGTCAAGACCCCCTCGATGAAGCGCTTCGGAAGGCACAAGACCAACTCACCCGACTCGTGCCCGGCCGGGGTTTCAAATCAATTATTTACATCGTCTTGGCAGTCCTGGCTCTCTGGCAATCGGTGTTTATTGTGGCCCCGGACGAGCAAGGGCTGGTGAAACGGTTCGGCGATATTGTTCGTGAGGTTGAATCCGGACCACATTTTAAAATTCCATTTGTGGAAACCGTTGACACACCTAAGGTTGAAAAACTCCATCGGGTAGAAGTGGGATTCCGCACCGATCGAGGACGTACCCAATTCGTTCCCAAAGAAGCCCTCATGTTGACCGGCGACATGAATATTCTGTCTCTCGAGTTCATCGTCCAATATAAAATTAAGGAAGCTAAAAATTACTTATATAAAGTCGCCGATGTCGAGTCGACGATTCACAACGCCGCTGAAGCAGCCATGCGGGAAGTCATCGGCAAAAGTAAAATTGATGAAGCGTTAACGATCGGCAAAGCCCAGATTCAGCAGGAAGCTCAGGACCTGCTTCAAGGCGTCCTCGATCAGTACCTGGCGGGCGTGCAAGTGGCCACAATCCAACTCCAGGATGTGAATCCTCCCGAGGCCGTGGCCGCGGCTTTTAAAGATGTCGCCAGCGCCAAGGAAGACCGTGAAAAGCTCATTAATCAGTCTCACGGCTACCGAAACGATCTAATCCCCAGAGCAAAAGGGGAAGCGGCTCAAAGCATCAACCAGGCCAAAGGAAGCGCACAGTCACGGATTGCACGTGCGGAGGGGGAAGCCAAGTACTTTCTCCAGACTCTTAAAGAATACAAACTGGCCAAGGATGTCATCAGTAAACGGGTATATATTGAAACGATGGAAGAAGTCATGGCGAACACGGAAAAAATTATTCTGGACTCTAAGGCGGCCGGCAACGTCCTGCCCTTCCTTCCGTTAGACCGCCAATCCGGCTCGCGCGGAGCAACAACCACGCAAGGAGGGGACTCCCGATGA
- the hflC gene encoding protease modulator HflC codes for MKQNLLMGVILVFGLLLVLGLSPFFVVDLTETAIVVALGKPVQTITEPGLKFKIPFYHQVTFFDKRYLDYDAPARDVITSDKKSLVIDNFAKWRIVDPLKVYQAFQTQRGALQRLDDIIYSELRVELGRHELGEIVAANRALIMKVVSDRSNEKASAYGLEVLDVRIKRADLPEQNEKAIFQRMQAERERQAKQYRAEGEEEAQKIRSEAEKDKQIILAEAYKTAQELRGDGEAKAYKIYATAYEQGPEFFEFIRTMEAYKKTFASNTTLVLSPDSEFLKYLKKR; via the coding sequence ATGAAACAAAATCTCCTCATGGGTGTCATCTTAGTTTTTGGACTGCTTTTGGTATTAGGTCTTTCTCCATTTTTTGTGGTCGACCTAACCGAGACGGCTATTGTGGTCGCATTGGGAAAACCTGTCCAAACCATCACGGAACCAGGATTGAAGTTTAAGATTCCCTTCTACCATCAAGTCACCTTCTTCGATAAACGCTATTTGGACTATGACGCTCCCGCTCGAGATGTCATTACCAGTGATAAGAAATCCCTGGTGATCGACAACTTTGCCAAATGGCGCATTGTGGACCCCTTAAAGGTCTACCAGGCCTTTCAGACTCAACGAGGTGCGCTCCAGCGACTGGACGATATTATTTATTCGGAATTGCGGGTTGAGTTGGGCCGCCATGAACTCGGTGAAATCGTCGCCGCGAACCGGGCATTGATCATGAAGGTCGTATCGGATCGATCCAACGAAAAAGCTTCGGCGTACGGGCTTGAGGTTCTAGATGTACGCATTAAGCGCGCGGACCTGCCTGAGCAAAACGAAAAAGCGATATTTCAACGGATGCAAGCCGAACGGGAACGCCAGGCCAAGCAGTATCGAGCAGAGGGAGAAGAAGAAGCCCAAAAAATTCGCTCCGAAGCTGAGAAAGACAAGCAAATCATTCTGGCCGAGGCTTACAAAACCGCACAGGAACTCCGTGGAGACGGTGAAGCGAAAGCCTACAAAATCTATGCGACCGCCTACGAACAAGGCCCGGAGTTTTTTGAATTTATCCGAACCATGGAAGCTTACAAGAAAACATTCGCGAGCAATACGACGTTGGTTCTTTCTCCGGATTCGGAATTCCTCAAGTACCTCAAAAAACGGTAA
- a CDS encoding pentapeptide repeat-containing protein, producing the protein MANPVHIERLIKGGVGEWNKFRRTNQTIQPDLSGADLSGYDFTGLDLSHANLEGADLSDAYLFHANLTEANLSGVNLTEADVQEANLIKANLSHATMSRIDLSGTGLIACTLEGANLEGATLTRASLPWGNLTRANLAKAKLHLTDLREAQLVQANLEGASLQDTSLTGANLQEANLQGATHVSIDLLAKAKTLYLAKLDHALLAQLQSNAPGLFTNPLD; encoded by the coding sequence ATGGCCAATCCTGTACATATTGAACGCCTCATCAAGGGAGGAGTTGGAGAATGGAACAAATTTCGACGGACCAATCAGACGATTCAACCCGATCTGAGCGGAGCCGATCTTTCCGGATACGACTTTACCGGACTTGATTTAAGTCATGCCAATCTGGAAGGGGCAGACCTCTCAGACGCCTATCTTTTTCATGCCAACTTAACAGAAGCCAACCTCTCCGGCGTGAATCTCACCGAAGCCGATGTGCAGGAGGCCAATCTGATCAAGGCTAATCTCTCACATGCCACTATGAGCAGGATTGATTTGTCTGGAACCGGGCTCATTGCCTGCACCCTGGAGGGCGCGAATCTAGAGGGGGCCACTCTTACACGTGCTTCGCTTCCATGGGGAAATCTTACCCGTGCCAACCTGGCCAAGGCCAAGCTCCACTTAACTGATTTGCGTGAGGCTCAACTCGTACAGGCTAATCTGGAAGGGGCCTCACTTCAGGATACATCCCTGACCGGAGCGAACTTACAGGAAGCCAATCTCCAAGGCGCCACCCATGTCTCCATCGATCTTCTCGCCAAAGCCAAAACACTTTATCTGGCCAAACTTGATCACGCTCTCCTTGCACAGCTTCAATCAAATGCTCCAGGACTCTTCACCAATCCATTAGATTAA
- a CDS encoding GTP-binding protein, with amino-acid sequence MNNEKPEAVARTGNAGPDLGVPALVVSGFLGAGKTTLVKHLIADAQQQGLKLAVISNEFGELGIDRALLQEEGGPGYVELEGGCVCCQLSGELLNTLQNLWETIRPDRVVVETSGVALPFETLLTFWREPVTEWVGESLALVVVNAEQVAQGRDLQGTFEQQVSSADLLVFNKVDLVSSDSIGRLEHLLQDMAPGAPVIRSIQGEIDTTIVFPSLPGKKASPNSQRKPELLPHTHEEFEAEELSFSDDLTPEQLIQQLQPLQALRIKGIVNTSEGPKLVQGVGPRIDLSLPPSQFPKEMLGRLVAIRRK; translated from the coding sequence ATGAACAATGAAAAACCAGAAGCTGTTGCACGAACTGGGAACGCTGGGCCGGACCTTGGCGTTCCGGCCTTGGTGGTGTCCGGCTTCCTTGGGGCCGGCAAGACGACGCTTGTCAAGCATTTGATTGCCGATGCCCAACAACAGGGTCTGAAATTGGCTGTGATCTCCAATGAATTTGGTGAATTAGGCATTGATCGGGCCTTGCTTCAAGAAGAAGGCGGTCCAGGCTATGTGGAACTGGAAGGCGGGTGTGTGTGCTGCCAGCTTTCCGGTGAATTACTCAACACGTTGCAAAATCTGTGGGAAACCATTCGTCCGGATCGAGTCGTGGTGGAAACATCCGGCGTGGCATTGCCCTTCGAAACGCTCCTGACGTTTTGGCGGGAGCCCGTCACGGAGTGGGTGGGTGAAAGTTTAGCGTTGGTTGTCGTCAATGCCGAACAAGTGGCTCAAGGGCGGGACCTGCAGGGCACGTTTGAGCAACAGGTATCTTCGGCGGATCTGTTGGTTTTCAATAAAGTCGATTTAGTTTCATCCGACTCAATCGGTCGCTTGGAGCACCTTCTTCAGGATATGGCCCCTGGTGCTCCAGTGATTCGAAGCATTCAGGGTGAAATCGACACGACGATTGTTTTTCCTTCCCTTCCCGGGAAAAAGGCTTCACCCAACTCTCAACGAAAGCCCGAACTCCTTCCTCACACGCATGAGGAATTTGAGGCAGAGGAACTCTCTTTTTCTGACGACCTTACACCTGAACAGCTTATTCAACAACTTCAACCACTGCAAGCCCTTCGCATCAAAGGCATCGTGAACACCTCAGAAGGTCCGAAGCTGGTTCAAGGTGTTGGTCCCCGCATTGATCTGAGTTTGCCTCCTTCGCAATTTCCTAAAGAAATGCTTGGCCGCCTGGTCGCCATCCGTCGAAAATAG
- a CDS encoding SIMPL domain-containing protein (The SIMPL domain is named for its presence in mouse protein SIMPL (signalling molecule that associates with mouse pelle-like kinase). Bacterial member BP26, from Brucella, was shown to assemble into a channel-like structure, while YggE from E. coli has been associated with resistance to oxidative stress.), whose amino-acid sequence MYKTMNASKILNGVVLGFLLLLPVSGWAETNDEGLPRLTVSAEGAINVPPDKAVLSFAVETAGEKLSDVQMENQERVVKVLEECRRLNIPSELIQTTSLNVIPEYPPSPRRPTDGTLENSVPRIIGYRVVHHVNVEVRSLEVVGKIVDRVLQVGANKFSGIAWGLQNEQPTKLEALKQASAQAQAKAEALAQALNLKLVRLINVLEGGVSPSPPEGRYRMAMAMDSGGDASVSAGEISIRGSVLLVYEISQK is encoded by the coding sequence ATGTATAAGACCATGAATGCCTCAAAAATATTGAATGGTGTGGTCCTGGGATTTTTGCTGCTGCTCCCGGTATCCGGGTGGGCGGAAACGAATGATGAGGGTCTTCCACGATTAACCGTGTCCGCAGAGGGGGCGATCAATGTGCCTCCGGATAAAGCGGTGTTGAGTTTTGCGGTCGAAACAGCCGGAGAAAAGCTATCCGATGTTCAAATGGAGAATCAGGAGCGGGTCGTGAAGGTCTTGGAGGAATGCCGACGGTTAAATATTCCCTCTGAGCTCATTCAAACGACGTCCTTGAATGTGATTCCTGAATATCCACCATCCCCGCGACGTCCAACCGATGGAACGTTAGAGAACAGTGTTCCCCGTATCATCGGCTATCGTGTCGTCCATCACGTCAATGTGGAGGTGCGTAGTCTAGAGGTGGTGGGAAAGATCGTTGACCGGGTCTTACAGGTAGGAGCCAACAAATTTTCAGGCATTGCCTGGGGCTTGCAAAATGAACAACCCACCAAGCTTGAAGCCTTGAAACAGGCCTCTGCCCAAGCCCAAGCCAAAGCTGAAGCATTGGCTCAGGCCTTGAACCTCAAATTGGTTCGTCTAATCAATGTCTTGGAGGGTGGCGTTTCTCCATCCCCTCCTGAGGGTCGATACCGCATGGCAATGGCGATGGATAGCGGGGGAGATGCATCGGTGTCGGCAGGTGAAATCTCGATACGTGGCTCCGTCCTCTTGGTGTATGAAATCAGTCAGAAGTAG
- a CDS encoding TraB/GumN family protein codes for MKNSDYTPPAIVSESPTGLVGQYEADVLCLSVYGKTVILIGTAHVSQESVDLVKLVIEQEHPDCVCVELDAKRFEAISHPNRWESLDLKEIIRKQQLSTLMVNLILSSFQKRLGDKLGVIPGTEMLEAIRMAEKHDIPVTLADRDVRVTMRRAWRNTPFWRKSLLISSLMLSIFDTTEVSEEEIRNLKKQDVLSEMMKDLGKEVPTLKTVLIDERDHYLAKKIADASGTRIVAVVGAGHVEGICRTLNGREQVDLEELESIPPVSPAWKAVGWSIPVLIVGSIAWIGWQKGLSAAGENLLFWILANGIPSGIGGLLAMAHPLTIAAAFISAPFTSLTPVIGVGYVTAFIQAYLQPPLVREFQTVAEDIAIPRKWWKSRLLRVFLAFLLPTIGSLIGTWVGGTRIVSNLF; via the coding sequence ATGAAAAATTCAGATTATACCCCACCAGCAATTGTGTCGGAATCACCCACAGGTTTGGTGGGGCAGTATGAAGCCGATGTCTTGTGTCTGTCCGTGTATGGGAAGACCGTGATCCTGATTGGCACGGCCCATGTGTCACAAGAATCCGTGGATTTGGTCAAACTCGTCATTGAACAGGAGCATCCCGATTGTGTCTGTGTCGAATTGGATGCCAAGCGTTTTGAAGCCATTTCGCATCCTAACCGATGGGAATCGTTAGACCTCAAGGAAATCATCCGGAAACAGCAGCTCAGTACGCTGATGGTCAATCTTATTTTGTCTTCCTTCCAAAAGCGGTTGGGAGATAAATTGGGCGTCATTCCAGGCACCGAAATGCTGGAGGCCATTCGTATGGCCGAAAAGCATGATATTCCCGTGACCCTCGCTGACCGGGACGTGCGGGTGACAATGCGTCGGGCCTGGCGCAACACACCATTCTGGCGAAAAAGTCTCTTAATTTCCTCGCTCATGCTGAGTATCTTCGACACCACTGAAGTCTCCGAAGAGGAGATTCGGAATCTCAAAAAGCAGGATGTGCTTTCAGAAATGATGAAGGACTTAGGGAAAGAGGTGCCGACGCTCAAAACGGTGCTCATTGACGAGCGGGATCACTATTTAGCCAAAAAAATTGCCGATGCCTCAGGGACCCGGATTGTCGCGGTGGTTGGCGCCGGGCATGTGGAAGGCATTTGCCGCACATTGAATGGCCGGGAGCAGGTGGACTTGGAAGAGCTTGAAAGCATCCCGCCCGTTTCTCCGGCGTGGAAGGCAGTGGGTTGGAGTATCCCGGTTCTGATAGTGGGGTCCATTGCCTGGATTGGATGGCAAAAAGGGTTAAGTGCTGCGGGAGAGAATTTATTGTTTTGGATTTTGGCTAATGGTATTCCCAGTGGGATTGGCGGGTTGTTGGCCATGGCTCATCCGCTCACCATCGCCGCTGCATTTATCTCGGCACCGTTTACCAGTCTCACCCCCGTTATCGGAGTCGGGTATGTCACGGCATTTATCCAGGCCTATTTGCAACCGCCTCTGGTGCGGGAGTTTCAAACCGTGGCGGAGGATATTGCCATTCCACGAAAGTGGTGGAAGAGTCGACTCCTGCGAGTATTTTTGGCTTTTCTCCTTCCCACGATCGGGAGCCTTATCGGCACGTGGGTAGGGGGCACCCGCATTGTTTCCAATTTATTTTAA